In the Arthrobacter sp. CDRTa11 genome, TGCGCCGTTCGCCGGTGCCGTCTCGGTCACCGTCGCCGTGGGTGACACCGTGAAGGCCGGCGATACCGTAGCCACCATCGAAGCGATGAAGATGGAAGCGTCCATTACGACGCCGGTGGGCGGCAAAGTATCGCGGCTTGCCATCTCCTCGGTGGAACAGGTCCAAGGCGGGGACCTGCTCCTGGTCGTGGAGCAATAAGCTTCAATTCATAGAACAACAAAAAGGTCCTCCCGGTGGGAGGACCTTTTTGTTGTTCGTCGCGCGGGGCCTGCCGGCATAACCTCAGGCGGCCCTTGTGGTCATCAGGACCTGGGAGCCGCGTACATCTCTTCGATGACAGTTTCGAAGTCCTTCATCACCTGTGCCCGCTTCACCTTCATGGAGGGGGTCAGGTGTCCGGAAGTTTCGGTGAAGTCAGCCGGCACGATCCGGAACGACTTGATGGCTTCCGCCTGGGAAACAGACCCATTGGCGGCGGTGATCAGATCCTGGACCGCTGCCTTGACTACCGGGTTGGCGGCGGCGTCGGCCAGGGAGGTGTTGGACGGGAGGCCATGGCGCTGGAGCCAGCCCGGCAGGGCCTCCTGGTCCAGCGTGACCAGGGCGCCGATGAACGGCCGGTTGTCGCCGACCACCAGGACCTGTGACACGAGGGCATCGGCCCGGATCTGGTCCTCGAGCAGGGCGGGGATCACGTTCTTTCCGCCGGCAGTAACGATGATCTCCTTCTTCCGCCCAGTGATCCAGAGGAAGCCGTCCTCGTCCAGCCGGCCGATGTCACCCGTGCGGAACCAGCCGTCGTCGGAGAACGTCTCCGCCGTCAGGTCCTCCCGCTTGTAGTAGCCGCGCATGACGCAGGCTCCCTTGGCGAGGATCTCGCCGTCGTCGGCAATTTTGACGGCATTGCCGGGAAGCGGCTTGCCGACTGAACCGATCTTGATCAGGGACGGCGTATTGACGGAGATGGGAGCCGTGGTTTCGGTCAGCCCGTAGCCTTCCAGCACCTGCAGCCCGATGCCCTGGAAGAAGTGGCCCAGCCGTTCGCCCAGGGGGCCGCCACCGGATACAGCGTGCGCAACATGGCCACCCATGGCGGCCCGGAGCTTGCCGTACACCAGCCGGTCGAACAGGGCGTGCCGCAGTTTCAGTCCCAGCCCCACGCGTCCCTCCTGGCGTGCCTTGGAGAAAGCGATGGCGGTATCGGCTGCCTTATGGAAGATGGCACCCTTGCCGCCGTCCTCGGCCTTGGTGAGGGCTGAGTTGTAGACCTTCTCGAACACACGAGGCACGGCCAGGATGAAGGTGGGCTCGTAGCTCTGCAGGTCCGAGAGCAGGTTCTTGATGTCAGGAGTGTGCGCCACCGTTGTTCCGGCGGCCATGGCCAGGACGGAGATGAACCGCGCGAAGACGTGTGCCAGGGGCAGGAACATGATGGTCTTGGCGTTCTCGTGGACGATCTCGCCAATGATGGCCAGTGCGTTGTCCGACAGTTCGACGAAGTTGCCGTGGGTCAGTTCGCAGCCCTTGGGACGGCCCGTGGTTCCGGAGGTGTAGATGATCGTGGCGCGGTCCGTGAGCTTTGCCGATGTCCGGCGGGACTCCAGCTCGTCGTCGCTGACGGCACGGCCGGCCTCGCGAAGCGCGTCCAGTCCTGCACCCTCCAACTGCCAGACGTGCTGCAGCGCGGTCAGGCCTTCGGCAGTGGCGGCCTGGCGGATGACGTCCTCATGATGGGCTGCTTCGCCAAAGGCGGCAACGGCACCGGAGTCACCCAGGTTCCATGCCACCTGTGACGGCGATGAGGTTTCGTAGATGGGGACGGAGATGCCGCCGGCGAACCAAATGGCGAAGTCCACCAGGGCCCATTCGTAGCGGGTGCGGGACATGATTCCCACCCGGTCCCCGGCGCCCACGCCGCTGGCAATCAGGCCTTTGGCCAGGGCCGTGACGTCTGCCAGGAAGTCGGTGGCGGACACGTTCTGCCACGTGCCTGAGGAATCCAGCCGCGAGAACAGGGCCGGATTGCTGGGCTTCGCTGCCTGGCGCAGCACCAGATCGGTGATGTTGGTTTCAGGTGGGACAACAACCAGCGGCGGAACACTGAATTCGCGCACTATAGCTCCTTTGATATCCATAGACCCGCACAGGGTATGTCTAAAGACTAGTACCCCTGTGCGCGGCCGTGCAGTTACAAATCTACTGATGAGTAACTTAGCAGTCAACGAGCCAATGCGCTGCCGCCGGGAGTGCCTGCCGGAGGGCGCCGCGGGCCGCGCCTAGAATGGGAAATTATGTACGCACCGCCCCCCGGCGAACAGGCCGGTCCGCTCAGACGCCCTGCACCGTGGAGGCGGCGGCCGCCAACCCTGCGGGCCCGGTCCCGGCATGGGGAGGGCTTCCGCGAACACCTCCGGCTCGGCCGGAAAGGACTGGCCATCGGCATAGACATCGGCGGAACGAAGGTGGCCGCCGGCGTGGTGGATGCAGACGGCCGGATTCTCAATGAAGCGCGGCGTTCCACCCCCGGCAACGATCCGCGTGCCGTGGAGCGGGTCATTGTGGAGCTGGTACAGGAATTGGGTGCCGGTCACCGCGTCTGGTCAGTGGGCATCGGCGCAGCCGGATGGATGGATCTGGACGGCGGCACCGTTCTTTTCAGCCCGCACCTCGCCTGGCGCAATGAACCGTTGCGGGCCAACCTGCAACGGCTGCTGCGGCGGCCTGTGCTCCTCACGAACGACGCCGATGCGGCGGCATGGGCGGAATGGCGCTTCGGTGCAGGGCAGGGCCAGGACAGGCTTGTCTGCATCACCCTGGGGACGGGCATTGGCGGCGCCATGGTGATGGATGGCCGCGTTGAGCGCGGACGCTATGGCGTGGCCGGTGAATTCGGTCATCAGATCATCATGCCGGGCGGCCACCGCTGCGAGTGCGGGAACCGGGGCTGCTGGGAGCAGTACGCCTCCGGAAACGCGCTGGGACGCGAAGCGCGGATCCTGGCACAGGCCAACTCTCCGGTTGCCCAGGAACTCCTGGCGGCTGTTGACGGGCAAACCGACGCCATCACCGGAGCCATCGTGACCGAACTTGCCCTCGCAGGAGATCCGGCGTCCCGGGAACTCCTGGTTGAGGTGGGCGAATGGCTGGGCCTGGGACTCGCCAACCTTGCCGCTGCACTGGACCCCGGCATGTTCGTGATTGGCGGCGGGCTGTGCTCCGCCGGTGACCTGCTGGTGGAGCCTGCCCGGAAGGCGTTCGCCCGGAACCTGACAGGGCGTGGCTTCCGCCCGGCCGCAGGCATCGAGCTCGCTGCGCTGGGCCCCAGCGCCGGCCTGATCGGGGCCGCAGATCTTTCCCGTGTCAGCAGCCGAATGCGCAGCTGAGCGCCCAGTTTCAGCTTCGACATCCTCGGATGCCTATGACGTTTCAGTTAGCGCAGGGTGCGTCACTCAGACGCGGGCGCCGTCGTCGTTCTCATCCTTTTCCTGGGGGAGCTTCATGATGAGGTACACCACGGCAAGGATAAATACGGCGAGGATTCCCAGGATGGCCAACAGGGGAGCGGAGCGCCAGAACATTGCCGACAGCAGGAGGGCCACGGGGCCGCCGACTGCGCCAAGCCAGGCAAGCATGGTCAGCGGGTCCGTCCCTGCCAGGCTGGGCGGCTCGTCCGGAACGAAACCGTCGTCGTCGTCCTCCAGGCCGTAGTCCCGGGGGCCGCCTGGGGCGTCGCCATCTTCTGGGGCAGCATGCTTTGGCGGGGCTGGTGAAGCGGCGGCCTGGCGCTCCGCCGCTGACAGTTCCGTAGGTGCGGCCAGGCCAAGGGGGTCAAAGTCCCGGAAGCCGACGTGCCTGCCGGCGGCAGCGGGGTTGTCGGAGGCATCCGCGGACCCCTGTGGACCTGTGCCTGTGGCAGGACTGGTTCCGGAAAGGTCTGCTGTGTCTGAAGGTCCGGGCTCCTGGCCGCTGGTGGTGTCTGGAGTGGATCCTTCCAGGCGCGCCACCAGGTCCAGCCAGACGGCATCATCCTGGTTTGCGCTTTGGTCCGGTGAGCCCGAGTCTGGCCTAGGCATTGGTTGTTCCCTCCGTGTCCGCCAGGACTGATGGACGCTCCGTGGGGGTCTGTCCGGTTGACGGCGGTGCTGACGCCGAAACCACGGAGCGGATGAATTCGGATGAGCCCCGGAAAATTTCCTCTGCATCGTTGTCCAGCGTGGCCACGTGGTAGCTGTTGCTCAGGCTCGTCAGGTGGAGGGGCGCATGGGTCAGGCCGCGGCGCAGTGCCACTATGCTCGTGTCCGACACCACGTGGTCCACAGTGGAGCGGAAGACCCGCACCGGTGCCGTCACCCGGGGGAGAAGCCGGATGGTGTCTTTGAACATTTTGTTCAATTCGTGGGCGGCCGCAACGGGGGTCCGTGGGTAGGCGCCTTCGTCCATTCCCGGTTTGAGAATGTCATTGGCAATGGCCGGTGTGCTTTTGAGTACCAGCTTGAGGATTCCGGCCAACGGGGCGCGGGGATCGTCGATGACCAGGCCTGGATTCACCAGGATGACACCGGCCACGGGCCTGGTGGCGGCGATCCTGAGGGCCAGCGCGCCTCCCATGCTCAGCCCGGCGGCGAAAACGTAATCACAGGAACCGTCAAGTTCCAGGTAGGCGTTGTCCAGCTCGGTGTGCCATTGGGTCCACCGGGTGCGGGCGAGTTCCTGCCAGCTGGTGCCGTGGCCAGGAAGTAAGGGCATCCGGACTGCAAAACCGGCATCGGCGAGGGACTGGGCCCAGGACCGGAGTCCGTGCGGGCTGCCGGTGAAGCCGTGCGAGAGGACCACTCCGATGCGGGGGCCATCGCCGTCTTGGAAGGTGCTGCTGAACGGGCTGTGGTCCGGAAGCGTGGTCATGATGTCTCCGACGTGATGTTGTGGGACGGCTTGCTGGGAGCAGCATGCTGAAGGAAGAACGTGGTGGATCGGGCAAAAATCTCAGGAGCGTCAACGTCAAGGGTAGCCACGTGGCCGCTGTTGTGGAGATCCACCACCTCGACGAGGCGCGGGCCCAAACGCCGTTTCAGCACGGCCAGGGACGTGGGGGGCACCACGGCGTCGGCCCTGGATTTGAAGACCTGTACCGGGGCCGCCACCTGGGGGAGGCCCCGGGCAGCTGCGCCGAACAGCTTCTTGAGCTCGTGCACCGAGGCGAGTGGAGTCCTTGAATAGTCACCGTCCTCGGTGGCTTCCGCGGTGGGCTCGTCCTCCTGG is a window encoding:
- a CDS encoding alpha/beta hydrolase — protein: MTTLPDHSPFSSTFQDGDGPRIGVVLSHGFTGSPHGLRSWAQSLADAGFAVRMPLLPGHGTSWQELARTRWTQWHTELDNAYLELDGSCDYVFAAGLSMGGALALRIAATRPVAGVILVNPGLVIDDPRAPLAGILKLVLKSTPAIANDILKPGMDEGAYPRTPVAAAHELNKMFKDTIRLLPRVTAPVRVFRSTVDHVVSDTSIVALRRGLTHAPLHLTSLSNSYHVATLDNDAEEIFRGSSEFIRSVVSASAPPSTGQTPTERPSVLADTEGTTNA
- a CDS encoding AMP-dependent synthetase/ligase; translation: MREFSVPPLVVVPPETNITDLVLRQAAKPSNPALFSRLDSSGTWQNVSATDFLADVTALAKGLIASGVGAGDRVGIMSRTRYEWALVDFAIWFAGGISVPIYETSSPSQVAWNLGDSGAVAAFGEAAHHEDVIRQAATAEGLTALQHVWQLEGAGLDALREAGRAVSDDELESRRTSAKLTDRATIIYTSGTTGRPKGCELTHGNFVELSDNALAIIGEIVHENAKTIMFLPLAHVFARFISVLAMAAGTTVAHTPDIKNLLSDLQSYEPTFILAVPRVFEKVYNSALTKAEDGGKGAIFHKAADTAIAFSKARQEGRVGLGLKLRHALFDRLVYGKLRAAMGGHVAHAVSGGGPLGERLGHFFQGIGLQVLEGYGLTETTAPISVNTPSLIKIGSVGKPLPGNAVKIADDGEILAKGACVMRGYYKREDLTAETFSDDGWFRTGDIGRLDEDGFLWITGRKKEIIVTAGGKNVIPALLEDQIRADALVSQVLVVGDNRPFIGALVTLDQEALPGWLQRHGLPSNTSLADAAANPVVKAAVQDLITAANGSVSQAEAIKSFRIVPADFTETSGHLTPSMKVKRAQVMKDFETVIEEMYAAPRS
- a CDS encoding ROK family glucokinase, whose amino-acid sequence is MYAPPPGEQAGPLRRPAPWRRRPPTLRARSRHGEGFREHLRLGRKGLAIGIDIGGTKVAAGVVDADGRILNEARRSTPGNDPRAVERVIVELVQELGAGHRVWSVGIGAAGWMDLDGGTVLFSPHLAWRNEPLRANLQRLLRRPVLLTNDADAAAWAEWRFGAGQGQDRLVCITLGTGIGGAMVMDGRVERGRYGVAGEFGHQIIMPGGHRCECGNRGCWEQYASGNALGREARILAQANSPVAQELLAAVDGQTDAITGAIVTELALAGDPASRELLVEVGEWLGLGLANLAAALDPGMFVIGGGLCSAGDLLVEPARKAFARNLTGRGFRPAAGIELAALGPSAGLIGAADLSRVSSRMRS